From the Candidatus Cloacimonadota bacterium genome, the window CAGCAGGAACTTAATTGGCCTCATGAACTCCAATAGCATGGTTCAGGTTTATGTATTAAGAGTCACCGAAAATTGCAGATGGCGGATTAATTAAAATGAAAATTGGCTATACAGGTTTTTACATATTTGAGTCTGTAAGATTGCCGGGCAAGCTTGCGTACAGGTATTCTGCCTTGAACCAAGGTGCCAGGACTTTGATGTATTCACGGACATCATCCAGGTTCTTGGACTTGGTGCCAAGAGCCATGAGGTAAAGCAATAAGCTCGGAGCAAATAAAAAAGTGGGGAGCTAGATCAACAAGATCCCCACTATTATTCATTGTCGCTTATTTGAGGCTCAAATCGGGCATGTGAGTAAAATCGGGCTTGAGTGGAGGATATTTCTTGATGTCTTCCAGCACGATTTTTATCGCCATATCCAATTGTGGGTCTATCCCTTGTGCATAGTCTTGAGGCATAATATCCACTTCAATATCGGGGTCTGTACCATAGTTTTCCACGCCCCAACCTACATCTTTGAACCAGAATGAAAACTCAGGCTGAGTAGTCATAGTACCGTCAACCAGCCAGTTACGAGGCCAGATGCCAATTACGCCACCCCATGTTCGTTTACCAATTAGTTTTCCCAATTTCATCAGTTTGAAGGCATGGGAGAAGATATCTCCATCGCTACCAGCCTGTTCATTAGTGAGGCAGACTAGTGAACCTGCTGGAGCTTCTCCGGGATATGGTTCATGACCGAACCATCTGGTACAATCGTATCCTATACGCTTGCGCGCCAGCTTTTCTAAAAGTAGCGGAGATACCGATCCGCCTCCATTGTAGCGAACATCCACAACAATGCCTTCATAATCCAATTCTGTGAGGAAATAACGATGAAATTCCTTCAATCCATCCCGGCTCATATCCGGAATATGGATGTATCCTACCTTTCCTTTGCTCTTCAAGTGTACATATTCTCGATTATCTTCTACCCAATCCCGATAGCGTCCTTCAAATTCGTTGTTTATTGGGCTTACTGTCACAACTCTCTTGTTGCGTCCACGAGAATCTGTTACTGTGAGCTGAACTTGTGTGCCAGCATAATTTACCAGGCATCGCTCCGGCGTTTGCTCAGCACTAAGCGAAATTCCGTTAATTTCTTTTACGATGCTACCTTCGGGGATGTTGATTCCTAAGCTCATTAGGGGTGAACGATTCTTGCTTTGCCAAAAATCTCCCTTGATGATGCGACTTATCTTCCACTGTTGTTTTTTGGGATCAAAGCTCCAATCCACCCCAAGTTTTCCCATGGGGTAAGAAGGTCCTATGCGGTAATCTCCACCAAATTCATAGCAATGTGAAGTACCAAGTTCGCCCTGCATTTCCCACATCAGATCGGAGAATTCTCCCCTACATCCGATGCGATCTACAAGGGGGTAGTAGCGTTTGTAAACTTTGTTCCAATCAATGTTGGACAGTTTTTCATTCCAGTAAAAGTACTTCTGCAGGCGCCAGCCTTCGCGGAACATCTGTTTGAATTCTTCCAAGGGTTCAATTTCTACTTTAAAGCGGTTCAAATCTATCCATCCACTTGCTCTACCAGGTTTTATCTCTTTGGGCAATTCACTCTTGGGATCTCGCTTTGTAGAGATTATACGGAGTTGTTTGTTTACCCAGTAAATCATTGCGGATCTATCGATATTGAATGTGTATGAATTCACTCCTGCTATAAATAGCTGTTCTTCAAGCTTTTGTAGGTCATAACAATAGATATCCACTTTCTGTTCTTGATTGTCTTCCAATATCTTTGTATAGTCGTATTTATAGTAGAATAGCTTATTTGGTATGGCGGCGATTCCGCCCATAATCATGGCATCTACGGGGAACTCCTCGATTCTTTGACTAATGCCATCAAAATCTATCTCGATTGGTTTAACCTTTTCTGGTTTTTTATTCTTATTATTTTCATTCTTCTGTTCGGGTTTTGGTTCCAGAGCTTTGAGACCGGGATTGAATGGAGAATGTGCATCCTTTTTGAGTGTGATCAGATAAGGCTTCCTATCTTTTATGAAGGAAAAGGAGAATTGCATACTATCGCCGATCGGTTGAAAAGTACGACTGGAAACGAAATAGAGGTATTTACCTTCAGGATCGAAGCAAGGTTGAAAATCATACTTCACGGGATTTGTAACTTTGTGAGTTTCACGTTTATCAAGGTCATAGATCTTGATAGTGGATGTAAGTCGATTTTCCTGAGTAGAATAGGCGATCCAGCGACTATCCGGCGACCAATTGTAGCCCTCAATCAATCCGAATTTATTCTGGTCTGCTTTGATGAGTTCTTCGGTTTCCAGATTTAACATGCACAGCTCGTTACGGTGGTTCGAAAAAGCAATCCATTTGCCGCAGGGCGAGGGCTCAAATTCATAGGGTCGGCCAAAATCACCCTTATAAATTCTGGGTTTGGCCTTGGGATCTGGTGAACAGAAATCCCAACGAATGGGATACAATTCAAAATGTTCTATATCGCCTTCGTCAGAGATGGTGAGTATGCCTTTATTATTGGGCAAAACCGTGCTACATAAATAGCGTACGCCATGCTTTTTCCCATATTGCTGGATACTGCCTTCCCAAGCCCCGCCAAAAAAGGCTTTACCACGAATATCCATGCAAACTGAGCCCGCATCGGGACTGAGGTTTGCACAGTTCAAGTACTTGCCGGGATCAACAAACTTATGGTAAAGCTGGACTCTGGGGCTACGATAATCTATTTTGAGCTGCTTTGTTCTATCACTTGCTATATCCAGTGAATAGATGTCTCCACCTGATTGCCAGACTATGGACTTTCCGTCGGTACTGGCATTTCTGGCATAATAATCTGTATGAGATGTATGTTTGCGGATGTCTTTGCCCTTTAAATCGGCTGAGTAGATATTTCCAATCCCTTCATGATCCGAGATGAAATATATCCTATCTCCAATCCACATGGGACAGCTCAGGTTGCTATTAATATCTAAATATCTGCGAAATTTGCCCTTGCCATCGGCATCAATCAGGAAGTAACCGGCAGTACCTCCACGATATCTTTTCCAGCGAGCAGGATCTGAGGTATTGCGACCTAAGATTACTCCCTTTTTGCCAAAACTGATGCTTAGGGCAGGACCGTAATTCAGTTTAACCGGAGGCATCCCATCCAATCCTACTTCCCAAAGAACAAGTTCTCTTTGCGTAAAGGAGCCGCATGTGCTGGCATAGATTATCTTTTCGCCTTTCCAGCACAGAGGGAAACAATAGTTTCCCTGCCAGGTAAGGCGTTGGGCTTTTCCACCCTCTGAAGGTATTACATAGATCTCAATTGTGCGATCTTCCATGCCTAGATATGCAATCCACTTCCCATCAGGTGAGAGTAGAGGTTTACGGATTGGTCCCAGATTGGAACTAAGTCTTTGCGCAGTTCCCCCTTTAAGGGATACACTCCAAAGATCATCTTCTGAGATAAACACTACCTGTTTTTCATTGACAGTGGGCATTTGATAATAACCTTGCATGATGTCTCCTTACTAAATTGTTAACTAGTATCATATTTTTTATGCAGCGTTGCTCATGTCAAGCATTATTTTCTAATACTCATATCTCCCCATTGTCAAGCATGGAATTATTAACTGCTTATCCTACAACCATTTGCCGCCAAATACTAGGATATGTTATTTTGTTATCCAAGCAAGGTAG encodes:
- a CDS encoding PDZ domain-containing protein codes for the protein MQGYYQMPTVNEKQVVFISEDDLWSVSLKGGTAQRLSSNLGPIRKPLLSPDGKWIAYLGMEDRTIEIYVIPSEGGKAQRLTWQGNYCFPLCWKGEKIIYASTCGSFTQRELVLWEVGLDGMPPVKLNYGPALSISFGKKGVILGRNTSDPARWKRYRGGTAGYFLIDADGKGKFRRYLDINSNLSCPMWIGDRIYFISDHEGIGNIYSADLKGKDIRKHTSHTDYYARNASTDGKSIVWQSGGDIYSLDIASDRTKQLKIDYRSPRVQLYHKFVDPGKYLNCANLSPDAGSVCMDIRGKAFFGGAWEGSIQQYGKKHGVRYLCSTVLPNNKGILTISDEGDIEHFELYPIRWDFCSPDPKAKPRIYKGDFGRPYEFEPSPCGKWIAFSNHRNELCMLNLETEELIKADQNKFGLIEGYNWSPDSRWIAYSTQENRLTSTIKIYDLDKRETHKVTNPVKYDFQPCFDPEGKYLYFVSSRTFQPIGDSMQFSFSFIKDRKPYLITLKKDAHSPFNPGLKALEPKPEQKNENNKNKKPEKVKPIEIDFDGISQRIEEFPVDAMIMGGIAAIPNKLFYYKYDYTKILEDNQEQKVDIYCYDLQKLEEQLFIAGVNSYTFNIDRSAMIYWVNKQLRIISTKRDPKSELPKEIKPGRASGWIDLNRFKVEIEPLEEFKQMFREGWRLQKYFYWNEKLSNIDWNKVYKRYYPLVDRIGCRGEFSDLMWEMQGELGTSHCYEFGGDYRIGPSYPMGKLGVDWSFDPKKQQWKISRIIKGDFWQSKNRSPLMSLGINIPEGSIVKEINGISLSAEQTPERCLVNYAGTQVQLTVTDSRGRNKRVVTVSPINNEFEGRYRDWVEDNREYVHLKSKGKVGYIHIPDMSRDGLKEFHRYFLTELDYEGIVVDVRYNGGGSVSPLLLEKLARKRIGYDCTRWFGHEPYPGEAPAGSLVCLTNEQAGSDGDIFSHAFKLMKLGKLIGKRTWGGVIGIWPRNWLVDGTMTTQPEFSFWFKDVGWGVENYGTDPDIEVDIMPQDYAQGIDPQLDMAIKIVLEDIKKYPPLKPDFTHMPDLSLK